A single genomic interval of Cervus elaphus chromosome 26, mCerEla1.1, whole genome shotgun sequence harbors:
- the LOC122684450 gene encoding LOW QUALITY PROTEIN: nuclear ubiquitous casein and cyclin-dependent kinase substrate 1-like (The sequence of the model RefSeq protein was modified relative to this genomic sequence to represent the inferred CDS: deleted 1 base in 1 codon) — protein MSRPVRNRKVVDYSPFQESDDADEDYGRDSGPPAKKIRSSPREAKNKRRSGKNSQEDSEDSEEKDVKTKKDDSHSAEDSEDEKKDHKNVRQQRQAASKAASKQREMLMEDVGSEEEQEEEDKTPFQGNSGSDEDFLVEDDDDSDYGSSKKKNKKMVKKSKPERKEKKMPKPRLKATVTPSPVKGKGKVGRPTASKASKEKTPSPKEEDEEPESPLEKKTSSSPPPEKSGYEGPEEEAQSGED, from the exons ATGTCTCGGCCTGTCAGAAATAGGAAGGTCGTTGATTATTCACCATTTCAGGAATCCGATGATGCTGATGAAGATTATGGAAGAGATTCAGGCCCTCCAGCTAAGAAAATTCGATCATCTCCCCGAGAAGCTAAAAATAAGAGGCGATCTGGAAAGAATTCACAGGAAGATAGTGAGGACTCAGAAGAAAAAGATGTGAAGACTAAGAAGGATGATTCTCATTCAGCAGAGGACagtgaagatgaaaaaaaagatcataaaaaTGTG CGCCAGCAACGGCAAGCAGCCTCTAAAGCAGCCTCTAAACAGAGGGAGATGCTCATGGAAGATGTGGGCAGtgaagaagagcaagaagaggaggACAAGACGCCATTCCAAGGGAATTCCGGCAGTGATGAGGATTTCCTAGTGGAAGACGATGATGATAGTGACTATGGcagttcaaaaaagaaaaacaaaaagatggtTAAGAAGTCGAAgcctgagagaaaagaaaagaaaatgccgAAGCCCAGGCTAAAGGCCACAGTGACGCCAAGTCCTGTGAAAGGCAAGGGGAAAGTGGGTCGCCCCACAGCTTCAAAGGCATCGAAGGAAAAGACTCCTTCTCCCAAAGAAGAAGATGAGGAACCAGAAAgccctctggagaagaaaacgtCTTCAAGTCCCCCGCCTGAGAAATCCGGGTATGAAGGGCCTGAAGAGGAAGCCCAGTCTGGGGAAGATTAA